In one window of Bacteroidia bacterium DNA:
- a CDS encoding dihydrolipoamide acetyltransferase family protein — MSDSVDLIMPKMGESIAEATILKWLKKEGDDIKIDEPVLEIATDKVDSEVPSPVEGKLGKILFQEGDVVAVGDSVAKIITAGGGADSSAPAREEAETEPARAESGSGKESRTASALTSGETKGELKSRTEGGKFYSPLVLNIARREGITSGELEAMEGSGREGRVTKKDILAYVSNGRKAQEKQEQPAQSAAPAGQPSDKITVQEKPQAGIKEMDVPLYPGDEIIEMDRMRKLISAHMVHSKHTSAHVTSMVEVDVTNLVKWRDRIKKDFEKREGEKITFTPIFIEALAKAIRDFPMINISVAGDKIIKRKAINIGMAAALPSGNLIVPVIRNADEKNLLGLTKAVNDLAKRARENKLKPEEIQGGTFTLTNVGTFGNVMGTPVINQPQVAIMAAGAIKKKPAVLETEDGDVIAIRHMMFLSHAYDHRVVDGMLGGSFVRRVADYLEAWDVNRTL, encoded by the coding sequence ATGTCTGACTCAGTTGACCTTATCATGCCCAAGATGGGCGAAAGCATTGCAGAAGCTACCATTCTGAAATGGTTGAAAAAGGAAGGAGATGATATTAAAATTGACGAGCCCGTACTGGAAATAGCTACGGACAAGGTGGATTCAGAGGTGCCTTCACCTGTGGAAGGGAAGCTGGGAAAGATATTATTTCAGGAAGGTGATGTGGTGGCTGTGGGCGATTCTGTGGCTAAGATTATTACAGCAGGCGGTGGAGCGGATTCCAGCGCTCCTGCACGGGAAGAAGCAGAAACGGAACCCGCAAGGGCAGAATCCGGATCCGGCAAGGAATCCCGCACGGCCAGTGCCTTAACTTCCGGTGAAACTAAAGGAGAGCTGAAGTCGCGCACTGAAGGCGGGAAATTTTATTCTCCGCTGGTGCTGAATATTGCCCGCAGAGAGGGAATTACTTCCGGAGAGTTGGAAGCAATGGAAGGCAGCGGCCGTGAAGGACGTGTTACAAAAAAAGACATCCTTGCGTACGTTAGCAACGGACGGAAAGCACAGGAAAAGCAGGAACAACCGGCACAATCCGCAGCCCCTGCAGGCCAGCCTTCTGATAAAATTACAGTTCAGGAGAAGCCGCAGGCAGGTATAAAAGAGATGGATGTGCCGCTTTATCCCGGTGATGAGATCATAGAAATGGACAGAATGCGGAAGCTCATTTCTGCGCACATGGTGCATTCCAAGCATACTTCTGCCCACGTCACCAGCATGGTAGAAGTGGACGTAACCAATCTTGTGAAATGGCGCGACAGGATCAAGAAGGATTTTGAGAAACGGGAAGGAGAGAAAATCACATTTACGCCCATATTCATTGAGGCCCTTGCAAAGGCTATCCGCGATTTTCCGATGATCAATATTTCTGTAGCCGGAGATAAGATCATAAAGCGCAAAGCCATTAATATCGGCATGGCGGCAGCTTTACCTTCCGGAAATCTGATCGTGCCCGTAATTCGCAATGCAGATGAGAAAAACCTGCTGGGACTGACGAAGGCTGTGAACGACCTGGCAAAACGTGCCCGCGAAAACAAATTAAAACCGGAAGAAATACAGGGCGGCACTTTTACGCTCACCAACGTAGGAACTTTCGGAAACGTGATGGGAACTCCGGTCATCAACCAGCCCCAGGTAGCCATTATGGCTGCAGGAGCAATAAAGAAAAAGCCGGCAGTGCTCGAAACCGAAGATGGAGATGTTATCGCCATTCGCCACATGATGTTCCTTTCACATGCTTACGACCATCGCGTTGTGGACGGAATGCTGGGCGGCAGTTTCGTGAGGCGCGTGGCAGACTACCTGGAGGCCTGGGACGTGAACCGGACATTGTAA
- the mltG gene encoding endolytic transglycosylase MltG: MLKRIFILIFLLALLAGGTGAWFIYHYAFQPNVQVEGSPFLYVPTGATYQEVLDSLQHNNFLLNAKTFDRVAQQKKYPSAIKSGRFRLREGMGNNELINHLRLSGNQEPVDLVIYNVRTKEDLAEIAGQALETDSLQIIRLLQNDTLLEAKYGFDAEKIMVMFLPNTYQFFWNTSAQEFLDRMAVEFKRFWTAERMQKAKEADLSQSEVYILASIVQQETNRKEDMPKIAGVYLNRLRIGMPLQADPTLKWALQNFDAKRVLNKDKLVDSRYNTYKYAGLPPGPICLANPVTIDAVLNHEDHDYLYFVARDDFSGYSVFSKTYSQHLINARKYQRELNRRRIMR; the protein is encoded by the coding sequence TTGTTAAAGAGAATTTTCATTTTAATATTCCTGCTCGCCTTATTGGCGGGAGGTACAGGTGCCTGGTTTATTTATCATTATGCCTTCCAGCCTAACGTTCAGGTAGAGGGCTCGCCCTTTCTTTATGTTCCTACAGGGGCTACTTATCAGGAAGTATTGGATAGTCTTCAGCACAATAATTTTCTCCTCAATGCCAAGACTTTTGACCGGGTGGCGCAACAGAAAAAATATCCCTCAGCCATTAAGTCAGGGCGTTTCCGGCTCAGGGAAGGTATGGGAAACAATGAACTCATCAACCATCTCCGGCTTTCAGGAAACCAGGAGCCTGTGGATCTGGTGATATATAACGTCAGAACAAAAGAAGATCTGGCTGAAATTGCGGGCCAGGCTTTGGAAACCGATTCTCTGCAGATTATACGGCTCTTGCAGAATGATACGCTGCTGGAGGCTAAATACGGATTTGATGCCGAAAAGATCATGGTGATGTTTCTGCCCAATACCTACCAGTTTTTCTGGAACACTTCAGCGCAGGAATTTCTGGATCGAATGGCCGTGGAGTTCAAAAGGTTCTGGACAGCGGAGCGGATGCAGAAAGCAAAAGAAGCAGACTTGTCTCAAAGCGAGGTTTACATCCTTGCATCCATTGTGCAGCAGGAAACCAACAGGAAAGAGGATATGCCAAAAATAGCCGGAGTGTACCTCAACCGTTTGCGAATAGGAATGCCCCTGCAGGCGGATCCCACGCTAAAATGGGCGCTTCAGAATTTTGACGCAAAACGGGTTTTAAATAAGGACAAACTTGTGGATAGCCGATACAACACTTATAAATACGCGGGCCTCCCACCGGGGCCTATCTGCCTGGCTAATCCTGTAACCATTGATGCGGTGCTGAACCATGAAGATCATGACTACCTGTATTTTGTTGCCAGGGATGATTTTTCCGGTTATTCCGTGTTCTCCAAAACTTACTCGCAGCATCTGATCAATGCACGAAAGTATCAACGAGAGTTGAACAGACGGAGAATAATGCGATGA
- a CDS encoding thioredoxin domain-containing protein yields the protein MKNILMNTVLILAALLFFTSCGESNKQRDTSRPEVDYPVNKVTTETTPVQAKAENKDLIVYLTSAQFRELIFDYRNNTQWKYNGTEPAIVDFYADWCRPCKMMEPTLRKVAAEYEGRVKVYKVDTEAEKEVAAKLQIMSLPSILFIPGNGDQPQMAQGALPKASFDQMINEFLLAK from the coding sequence ATGAAAAATATATTGATGAATACCGTTTTAATATTGGCTGCCCTGCTTTTTTTTACAAGCTGTGGGGAATCCAATAAGCAAAGAGACACAAGCCGACCGGAGGTGGATTATCCCGTTAACAAAGTAACCACTGAAACCACTCCTGTACAGGCCAAAGCAGAAAACAAAGACCTTATCGTTTACCTCACCTCGGCTCAGTTCCGGGAGTTGATCTTCGACTATCGCAACAATACCCAATGGAAATACAACGGAACGGAGCCCGCCATTGTAGATTTTTACGCTGACTGGTGCAGGCCCTGCAAAATGATGGAACCCACCCTCAGAAAGGTAGCCGCAGAATATGAGGGCCGGGTGAAGGTGTATAAAGTAGATACTGAAGCAGAAAAGGAGGTAGCTGCCAAGCTTCAGATCATGAGCCTGCCTTCCATTCTTTTTATTCCCGGTAATGGCGATCAGCCTCAAATGGCACAGGGCGCACTTCCCAAGGCATCATTCGATCAGATGATCAATGAATTTCTGCTGGCCAAATAG
- the hemL gene encoding glutamate-1-semialdehyde 2,1-aminomutase, with amino-acid sequence MNFQKSQALFSRAEKHLVGGVNSPVRAFRSVGGNPLIIRRGSGAWIEDADGNRYIDLVGSYGPLILGHSHPTITSALNEALNNGTSFGATTEIEIKLAELVKEAFPGMDKVRFVNSGTEAVMSAIRLARGFTGRNKVIKFAGCYHGHSDFLLAQSGSGLMTFGMPTSAGVPEGTVKDTLIAKFNDIESVEAIFREHGKAVAAVVTEPVAGNMGVVVPENDFLKKVQELSHRYGALLVVDEVMSGFRKNFGGAQAEFGVEADITCLGKIIGGGLPVGAFGARAEIMDKLAPLGGVYQAGTLSGNPLAMTAGYYTLKYLQEHPQGYQHLMQMTERLETGIKKAVADAGAPVTVNRFGSMINPFFTSHHVKDFDSASTSDTAAFARFFWGLIQNGVYIPPSQFEAWFVPMIIQEDELDKIIAAVRIALND; translated from the coding sequence ATGAATTTTCAGAAAAGCCAGGCGCTTTTTTCAAGGGCTGAAAAACATCTTGTAGGTGGCGTCAACAGCCCCGTTCGTGCATTCAGATCGGTAGGTGGAAATCCGCTGATCATCAGGCGCGGGTCCGGTGCGTGGATTGAAGATGCTGACGGAAATCGCTACATTGATCTTGTAGGCAGCTACGGTCCGCTTATCCTCGGCCATTCCCATCCCACCATTACCAGTGCGCTCAATGAAGCGCTGAATAACGGGACCAGCTTTGGTGCAACTACTGAAATTGAAATAAAACTCGCTGAACTTGTTAAAGAAGCCTTTCCGGGAATGGATAAGGTACGTTTCGTGAATTCGGGAACGGAAGCGGTGATGAGTGCCATTCGCCTGGCCCGCGGGTTTACCGGACGAAACAAGGTCATCAAGTTTGCCGGTTGCTACCACGGCCATTCTGATTTCCTTCTTGCGCAATCCGGGTCAGGCCTTATGACCTTCGGAATGCCGACCAGTGCAGGCGTGCCGGAAGGAACAGTGAAGGATACGTTAATAGCAAAATTCAATGATATAGAAAGCGTGGAAGCCATATTCCGGGAGCATGGAAAGGCTGTCGCGGCTGTTGTTACAGAACCCGTTGCAGGCAATATGGGAGTTGTTGTGCCGGAAAATGATTTTCTTAAAAAAGTACAGGAACTGTCGCACCGCTATGGGGCGCTGCTGGTGGTTGACGAAGTGATGAGCGGATTTCGTAAAAACTTTGGTGGAGCACAGGCAGAATTTGGTGTGGAGGCTGACATCACCTGTCTTGGGAAGATTATTGGCGGGGGCTTGCCGGTGGGGGCGTTTGGCGCGCGAGCCGAAATAATGGATAAACTTGCTCCCCTTGGTGGCGTATACCAGGCCGGGACATTGAGTGGTAACCCGCTTGCGATGACGGCCGGATACTATACGCTGAAATATCTGCAGGAGCATCCCCAAGGCTATCAACATCTGATGCAGATGACTGAGCGCCTGGAAACGGGCATCAAAAAAGCCGTGGCCGATGCAGGTGCACCTGTCACGGTAAACCGGTTCGGCTCAATGATAAATCCCTTTTTTACTTCGCATCACGTCAAGGATTTTGATTCGGCATCCACATCTGATACCGCAGCATTCGCCCGGTTCTTTTGGGGCCTCATCCAAAACGGGGTGTATATACCGCCCAGCCAGTTTGAAGCCTGGTTTGTACCTATGATAATCCAGGAAGATGAGTTGGATAAAATAATTGCCGCAGTCAGGATTGCACTGAACGATTAA
- the pyrH gene encoding UMP kinase, whose translation MAYKRVLLKLSGEALMGKNNFGINSEVLEQYADEMRTLVAEKYEVGIVIGGGNIFRGLEAVKGGMEDRAQADYMGMLATVINGMALQTALESHGMKTRLQSAIKMEQICEPFIRRRAIRHLEKGRIVIFAAGTGNPYFTTDTAAALRAVEIEADVILKGTRVDGIYTADPLKDLTAEKYTNLTFDEAYEKNLNVMDMTAFTLCKQNNIPIIVFDMNERGNLLRVVKGEQVGTLVQ comes from the coding sequence ATGGCCTATAAACGAGTTCTGCTTAAACTGAGCGGAGAAGCCCTGATGGGGAAAAATAATTTCGGAATAAATTCTGAAGTTCTTGAGCAATATGCTGATGAGATGCGGACGCTGGTAGCCGAAAAATACGAGGTAGGTATCGTGATAGGCGGTGGCAATATTTTCCGTGGGCTGGAGGCCGTAAAGGGTGGGATGGAAGACCGGGCACAGGCAGATTATATGGGAATGCTGGCCACCGTCATCAATGGCATGGCGCTTCAAACTGCCTTAGAATCGCATGGCATGAAAACGCGCCTGCAATCAGCCATTAAGATGGAGCAGATCTGCGAGCCCTTCATCAGGCGCAGGGCCATTCGCCACCTCGAAAAGGGCCGGATCGTAATTTTTGCAGCGGGCACCGGTAACCCTTATTTCACCACGGATACGGCAGCCGCACTCAGGGCTGTGGAGATTGAAGCCGATGTCATCCTCAAAGGAACCCGTGTGGATGGCATATACACTGCTGATCCGCTCAAAGATTTAACGGCAGAGAAGTATACGAACCTCACATTTGACGAAGCTTACGAGAAAAACCTCAACGTGATGGATATGACGGCTTTTACGCTATGCAAGCAAAACAACATTCCCATTATTGTTTTTGACATGAATGAGCGGGGCAATCTCCTGCGCGTGGTGAAAGGCGAACAGGTAGGGACACTTGTCCAATAA
- a CDS encoding flavin reductase family protein, with product MKSFEPQDLDLKERHQLLLGAVAPRPIAFASTIDKAGNPNLSPFSFFNIFSSNPPTLIFSPARRGRDNTVKHTLENVMEVPEVVVNIVSYSILNQMVLTSTEYDRDVNEFERSALTPIDSIKVKPFRVKEAKAQLECVVKDIIHLGKEGGAGNLVICEVVYVHIDESVLKENGRIDPVKMDQVARLAEGYYCRVSEGIFEVAPPRGTNNLGMDGLPAWIRESRHFTANELARLAKATHLPSEAEVEMVRHSTGMKEIYEKYGHDGVMLESKLHNLAKNLIAEGKEDEALRILMSNK from the coding sequence ATGAAGTCATTTGAACCGCAAGATTTGGATTTGAAAGAGCGCCACCAGTTGTTGCTCGGAGCTGTAGCGCCACGGCCTATTGCATTCGCCAGCACTATTGATAAGGCAGGAAATCCAAATCTTTCCCCGTTTAGTTTTTTCAACATTTTCAGCAGCAATCCGCCAACGCTCATTTTCTCACCTGCACGGAGGGGCCGGGACAATACCGTGAAGCATACCCTGGAGAATGTAATGGAGGTGCCCGAAGTGGTGGTGAATATTGTGAGCTACAGCATTCTGAACCAGATGGTGCTCACCAGTACTGAATATGACCGTGATGTAAATGAATTTGAGCGCAGCGCCCTCACACCTATTGACAGCATCAAAGTGAAACCTTTCCGGGTGAAGGAAGCCAAAGCGCAACTAGAGTGCGTGGTAAAAGATATTATTCATCTTGGAAAGGAAGGTGGAGCCGGCAACCTCGTGATCTGCGAAGTGGTATACGTGCATATTGACGAAAGCGTGCTAAAAGAAAATGGCCGCATTGATCCCGTAAAAATGGATCAGGTTGCCCGTCTTGCCGAAGGCTACTATTGTCGCGTTTCGGAAGGCATATTTGAAGTAGCCCCACCACGTGGAACCAACAATCTTGGAATGGACGGCCTGCCTGCTTGGATACGCGAAAGCCGCCATTTCACAGCAAATGAACTGGCGCGCCTGGCAAAAGCCACCCACTTGCCTTCCGAAGCAGAGGTGGAGATGGTTCGCCACTCCACAGGTATGAAGGAGATCTATGAGAAATACGGACATGATGGGGTAATGCTGGAATCAAAACTTCACAACCTGGCAAAAAATTTAATTGCTGAAGGCAAGGAAGATGAAGCACTCAGAATATTAATGAGTAACAAATAA
- a CDS encoding fumarylacetoacetate hydrolase family protein, which yields MKLVSYLDGDCDRLGFYHDGNVYPLDEIEPGMPDNMLDFLMEEDAIPRARKLNKKLLEGKYSEKALDFNTLDVMAPVPYPTSCRDAYAFRQHVATARRNRGVEMIPEFDQFPVFYFTNHNAVMGPGEIELMPDHFEKLDFELEVAIVIGKDGRNIRAEEADDYIAGYMIMNDLSARRLQMEEMKLNLGPAKGKDFSTIIGPWLVTPDELEQYKTPAKNGHTGNAYDLKMVARVNGKEVSRGNLKDMDWTFAEIIERVSYGVDLMPGDIIGSGTVGTGCFLELNGTARLKNPEHEDQWLNDGDQVELEVEGLGLLRNTMEMEDTSYSIFQQKKNT from the coding sequence ATGAAGTTAGTATCCTACCTTGACGGAGATTGCGACCGGCTGGGATTTTACCACGATGGCAACGTATATCCGTTGGACGAAATAGAACCGGGAATGCCGGACAATATGCTGGATTTCCTCATGGAAGAAGATGCCATACCGAGGGCCAGGAAGCTGAACAAAAAGCTGCTGGAGGGAAAATACAGTGAAAAGGCACTGGATTTTAATACGCTTGACGTGATGGCACCGGTGCCTTATCCCACCAGTTGCCGCGATGCTTATGCCTTTCGGCAGCATGTAGCTACCGCCCGCAGAAACCGTGGAGTAGAGATGATCCCCGAATTTGATCAATTCCCGGTATTTTACTTTACCAACCACAATGCGGTAATGGGACCAGGCGAAATTGAACTGATGCCGGACCACTTCGAGAAGCTGGATTTTGAACTGGAGGTGGCGATAGTGATTGGAAAAGATGGCCGGAACATCCGCGCAGAAGAAGCAGACGATTACATTGCTGGATACATGATAATGAACGACCTAAGTGCCCGCAGGCTGCAAATGGAGGAGATGAAGCTGAACCTCGGTCCTGCAAAAGGAAAAGATTTCTCTACTATAATAGGGCCCTGGCTGGTAACCCCTGATGAACTGGAACAGTATAAAACCCCGGCTAAAAACGGCCACACCGGAAATGCTTATGATCTGAAAATGGTCGCGCGGGTAAACGGTAAAGAAGTGAGCCGTGGCAACCTGAAAGATATGGACTGGACTTTTGCCGAGATCATTGAGCGTGTTTCTTACGGAGTAGACCTGATGCCTGGGGACATCATCGGTTCAGGTACGGTGGGCACAGGCTGCTTCCTGGAATTGAACGGCACCGCCCGCCTCAAAAATCCTGAACATGAAGATCAGTGGCTAAACGATGGCGACCAGGTAGAACTGGAAGTGGAAGGACTTGGACTCCTGCGCAATACCATGGAAATGGAAGACACTTCCTATTCTATATTTCAACAGAAAAAGAACACTTAA
- a CDS encoding LapA family protein: MEDYKKGSSNMLFVVLGVFILLLGIVFALQNSQVTPIKFLLWEFQGSLALVLAIVFVGGVLLGLFSIINNVWRRDRMISRQKKEMKNLNVQIQTLKEEKAALQNQEIDGGGKRGSSGGIKDFTE, encoded by the coding sequence ATGGAAGATTACAAAAAGGGAAGTTCGAACATGTTATTCGTGGTGCTTGGGGTGTTTATCCTGCTTCTGGGAATCGTGTTCGCGTTACAGAATTCTCAGGTTACGCCCATTAAATTCCTGTTGTGGGAATTTCAGGGTTCACTCGCCCTTGTACTGGCCATAGTGTTTGTGGGTGGAGTATTGTTAGGGTTGTTCAGCATTATCAATAATGTATGGCGCAGAGACCGGATGATTTCCCGTCAGAAGAAGGAGATGAAAAATCTGAATGTGCAGATACAAACACTAAAAGAAGAAAAGGCTGCACTTCAAAACCAGGAGATTGATGGAGGCGGTAAACGCGGCTCTTCTGGTGGGATCAAGGATTTTACTGAATAG
- a CDS encoding CsbD family protein: MDDLRIKGNWNQTKGKLKEKWGQLTDDDLTYSEGQEEQLIGNIQKKTGKARDEIRAEIQRLDREASKA, translated from the coding sequence ATGGACGATCTAAGAATTAAAGGGAACTGGAACCAGACTAAAGGCAAACTCAAAGAAAAATGGGGCCAGCTAACGGATGACGATCTTACCTATTCCGAAGGACAAGAAGAACAACTTATTGGCAACATCCAGAAAAAGACTGGAAAAGCAAGAGATGAAATCAGAGCTGAAATTCAGCGGCTGGACAGAGAAGCCAGCAAGGCTTGA
- a CDS encoding DegT/DnrJ/EryC1/StrS family aminotransferase translates to MIALQNIAVCQPFMPPMESYTEKLHGIWQRNRITNNGPLVKELEEELRQYLNVPYLHFVANGTIALQIAIRSLELKGDVITTPFSYVASTTSIIWENCQPLFVDIDPLTMCIDPKKIEDAITPETTAIVATHVYGYSCDVEAIRSIADRHGLKVIYDAAHAFGSSFQGSSLLSHGDVTAVSFHATKIFHTVEGGAVITHNEKLAEKMFLMKTFGHREEEFICAGINGKNSEFHAAMGLCVLPYVESLIKARKELWESYCINLANAGLVLPYLQSGLDYNYAYFPVIFQSDKELLYVKERLQSENIITRRYFYPSLNKLPYLKGADCPVAETVAERVLCLPLYSDLQMEQVAYISSIITEALNP, encoded by the coding sequence ATGATAGCCTTACAAAATATAGCCGTTTGCCAACCCTTCATGCCTCCGATGGAAAGTTATACGGAGAAGCTACACGGCATTTGGCAGCGAAACCGCATTACCAATAATGGCCCGCTGGTGAAGGAACTGGAGGAGGAACTACGTCAATATCTGAACGTGCCGTACCTGCACTTTGTGGCAAATGGTACGATAGCTTTACAAATAGCTATAAGGAGTCTGGAACTGAAAGGAGATGTTATTACTACACCATTTTCTTACGTAGCCTCTACTACTTCTATTATCTGGGAGAATTGCCAGCCTCTTTTCGTGGATATAGATCCTTTGACGATGTGCATTGACCCGAAGAAAATTGAGGATGCCATCACGCCCGAAACTACGGCTATTGTTGCCACCCACGTATATGGCTATAGTTGCGATGTAGAGGCAATCAGAAGCATAGCGGATCGCCACGGCCTGAAGGTGATTTATGATGCGGCCCATGCTTTTGGCTCCTCGTTCCAGGGGAGCTCACTGCTTAGCCATGGCGATGTAACTGCTGTAAGCTTTCATGCCACCAAGATTTTTCATACGGTGGAGGGCGGAGCGGTAATTACCCATAATGAGAAGCTGGCGGAGAAAATGTTCCTGATGAAAACGTTTGGTCACCGGGAGGAAGAATTCATTTGCGCAGGCATTAACGGAAAAAATTCGGAATTCCATGCGGCAATGGGCCTGTGTGTGCTCCCCTATGTAGAATCGTTGATTAAAGCGCGCAAGGAATTATGGGAGAGCTATTGCATCAACCTGGCGAATGCTGGCCTGGTGCTGCCCTATTTGCAATCCGGCCTGGATTACAACTATGCTTACTTTCCCGTCATTTTTCAATCGGATAAAGAGCTGCTTTACGTAAAAGAGCGGCTCCAGTCTGAAAACATTATTACCAGGAGATACTTCTACCCATCGCTGAACAAATTGCCATATTTAAAAGGAGCCGATTGTCCGGTGGCAGAAACGGTAGCCGAGCGGGTACTATGCCTGCCGCTTTATTCCGATCTGCAGATGGAGCAGGTAGCGTATATTTCATCTATTATTACTGAAGCTCTTAATCCATGA
- a CDS encoding WbqC family protein, with translation MRIAIMQPYLFAYPGYFELLASVDKFILYDDVNYIKNGWINRNRIAINDQPVYFTVPLQKQSSFRTIAETSIHKKLYSHWKLKFLLTLKMQYSQAPYYSEVYDLVQKVIDPPPVSIAALAGKSVVAVADYLGLEIPVSHSSDNRYGNHDLKAEKRVLDICRQEGADEYVNNAGGIKLYSPAIFQEAGITLHFLHPRLLTYAQQKEPFIPNLSILDAMMHLSPEQIQDWLRKYRLQTPIEKPVLR, from the coding sequence ATGAGGATTGCCATCATGCAACCTTACCTCTTTGCGTATCCAGGCTATTTTGAGCTGCTGGCTTCTGTGGATAAATTTATCCTTTATGATGATGTTAACTATATAAAAAATGGCTGGATAAACAGGAACCGGATCGCCATTAATGATCAACCCGTATATTTTACGGTGCCTCTTCAAAAACAAAGTTCATTCAGAACCATTGCTGAAACTTCTATTCATAAAAAGTTATACAGCCATTGGAAGCTTAAATTTCTGCTCACACTAAAGATGCAATATAGCCAGGCGCCTTATTATTCGGAAGTATATGATTTAGTACAGAAAGTTATTGATCCGCCACCGGTCTCTATAGCTGCCCTGGCTGGGAAAAGTGTGGTGGCGGTGGCAGATTACCTGGGACTGGAAATTCCGGTTTCCCATAGCAGCGACAACCGGTACGGAAACCATGATTTAAAAGCAGAGAAGCGCGTACTGGATATTTGCAGGCAAGAAGGTGCAGATGAATATGTGAACAATGCTGGCGGCATCAAATTATATTCTCCCGCTATTTTTCAGGAGGCCGGAATTACGTTGCATTTTCTTCATCCCCGGTTGCTGACCTACGCGCAGCAGAAGGAACCATTTATTCCAAACCTCTCCATCCTGGATGCAATGATGCACCTTTCTCCTGAGCAGATCCAGGATTGGCTGCGGAAATACCGGCTGCAAACACCCATCGAAAAACCAGTATTAAGATGA
- a CDS encoding acetyltransferase yields the protein MTKEKAKKIVIFGASQLASLAHFYFKHDSPHSVVAFTVDAEYCRNEEYEKLPLVPFEKVQEIYPPSEYAMFLPISFKRMSLLRREKYEAAKAKGYEIVSYVSSKATTWPGLDIGENCFIFEDNTIQPFVRIGDNCILWSGNHIGHHTTIGSHVFITSHVVISGCCQIGEHSFFGVNSTVRDETDIAPFSLIGMGAIITRDTAPQQIVLGAKSSAIDKKSIELDSISHKTGG from the coding sequence ATGACAAAAGAAAAAGCAAAGAAAATTGTGATTTTCGGAGCAAGCCAGTTGGCAAGCCTTGCTCATTTTTATTTTAAACATGATTCCCCGCATTCTGTGGTGGCTTTTACTGTGGACGCAGAATATTGCAGGAATGAAGAATATGAAAAGCTGCCCCTCGTGCCATTTGAAAAAGTACAGGAAATTTACCCTCCCTCAGAATATGCAATGTTTCTTCCCATCAGCTTCAAGCGGATGAGCCTGTTGCGCAGAGAAAAATATGAGGCGGCTAAGGCCAAAGGATATGAGATCGTGAGTTATGTGAGTTCGAAAGCTACCACGTGGCCTGGCCTCGACATTGGAGAAAACTGTTTCATTTTCGAGGATAATACCATTCAGCCGTTCGTCAGGATCGGTGACAACTGTATTTTATGGAGTGGTAATCATATCGGCCACCATACTACCATTGGCAGCCATGTTTTTATCACTTCGCACGTAGTGATCTCCGGCTGTTGCCAGATTGGCGAGCATTCATTTTTTGGCGTTAATTCTACCGTACGTGATGAAACCGATATTGCGCCTTTTTCACTCATCGGAATGGGAGCCATCATTACCAGGGACACGGCTCCACAACAAATTGTATTAGGTGCAAAATCCAGCGCCATTGACAAGAAAAGCATTGAGTTGGACAGCATTTCGCATAAAACCGGGGGCTGA